A single Solidesulfovibrio sp. DNA region contains:
- a CDS encoding RNA polymerase factor sigma-32, with protein MEPQDDQVISTSDADLDHDDPVEFDDSGADDVIDVEPAEDDFRLPAPRAAGAGSLTTRDPLHLYLREISKFPMLAPEEEQELARRVRDAGDQKAAFRLISSHLRLVVKIAMDFQRRWMQNVLDLIQEGNVGLMRAVTKFDPDKGIKFSYYAAYWIKAYILKYIMDNWRMVKIGTTQAQRKLFYNLNKERHRLQSLGFDPSASQLSEALNVTESDIVEMDQRLSGNDLSLDVTLGDDSTSTRLDFLPALTPGIEEILAGDEISHQLDKHIQTIRPALSDKELDLLDSRILSDSPVTLREIGAKYGITRERVRQIEARLLEKLKEHLSRRIEDFSSDWIHKEE; from the coding sequence ATGGAACCACAAGACGATCAAGTAATTTCGACAAGCGACGCGGACCTGGATCACGACGACCCCGTGGAATTCGACGACTCCGGGGCTGACGATGTCATCGACGTCGAGCCCGCGGAGGACGATTTCCGGCTGCCGGCCCCCCGGGCGGCCGGCGCCGGTTCGCTGACCACGCGCGACCCGTTGCATCTGTACCTGCGCGAGATATCCAAATTCCCCATGCTCGCCCCGGAGGAGGAGCAGGAACTGGCCCGGCGCGTGCGTGACGCCGGCGACCAGAAAGCCGCCTTTCGGCTCATTTCCTCCCACCTGCGCCTGGTGGTCAAAATCGCCATGGACTTTCAGCGGCGCTGGATGCAAAACGTGCTTGACCTCATCCAGGAAGGCAACGTGGGCCTCATGCGCGCCGTGACCAAATTCGACCCGGACAAGGGCATCAAGTTCTCCTACTACGCCGCCTACTGGATCAAGGCCTATATCCTTAAATATATCATGGACAACTGGCGCATGGTCAAGATCGGGACCACGCAAGCCCAGCGCAAGCTGTTCTACAACCTCAACAAGGAGCGCCACCGGCTCCAGTCGCTCGGCTTCGACCCCAGCGCCTCCCAGCTCTCCGAAGCCCTCAACGTGACCGAGTCGGACATCGTGGAAATGGACCAGCGCTTAAGCGGCAACGACCTGTCCCTGGACGTGACGCTCGGCGACGACTCCACGTCCACCCGCCTGGATTTTCTGCCGGCGCTGACCCCGGGCATCGAGGAGATCCTGGCCGGGGACGAGATCTCCCACCAGCTCGACAAGCACATCCAGACCATCCGGCCCGCGCTGAGCGACAAGGAACTCGACCTCCTCGACAGCCGCATCCTGTCGGACTCCCCGGTCACCCTGCGGGAAATCGGGGCCAAATACGGCATCACCCGGGAGCGCGTGCGCCAGATCGAAGCCCGGCTGCTCGAAAAGCTCAAGGAACATCTTTCCAGGCGCATCGAGGACTTTTCCTCGGATTGGATCCACAAGGAAGAATAG
- a CDS encoding homocysteine S-methyltransferase family protein codes for MGDFKKALGDEAILVFDGAMGTLLQGRGLAPGQSPELFGLAHPEAIVATHREYIEAGSRVVTANTFGGTRYKLPAGTDVTGLNREMARLARRAAGDAAFVAGSVGPTGQFAAPLGKVTLAELVDAFAEQIAGLADGGCDLIVGETHFDLAEAKALVLACRKVCRLPVAVCMTFEGSASLTGSPPEVFADAMENLGVDLVGVNCGAGPDDMRLVAEVFSRRLKTPFFVKPNAGMPRLENGRTVFPMGPEEFAEKTARFADLGAKALSGCCGTTPAHIAALARALSGRSRVRGAAPDHPVLAVTSRARSVTLGGASPCAVIGERINPTGKPELAAELAAGEFTRALAFAEEQVAAGAGILDVNVGAPMVDETAVLPGLSLELTKRQSVPLCLDSNNAAALAAALWASPATPLVNSISGEPGRMELLGPLCRDHGAPFILLPLQGRKLPVTAAERLAIIEALVAQAESLGIPRRLILVDALALTVSSKPEAALACLETIRHCRQAWGLPTVLGLSNISFGLPARELVNAAFFAMCLGAGLAGAIANPNVSRLMETGAAGEVLLGRDPQAGRFIDRYAGWKAAAPQAAAAERAVAEEAASPIRQAVIKGRKAELDGLIDAALAEGREAAAILSEELIPGIMDVGERYERKEYFLPQLLVAAEAMRAGFERLEPLLTETAGARKARIVMATVEGDIHDIGKNIVCLMLKNHGFEVVDLGKDVPASRIVAEAASRDADVIGLSALMTTTMVRMEDTVRLVREQGLRAKVMVGGAVVTEAFARSIGADAHAADAVDAVRQAKGLVGANA; via the coding sequence GTGGGCGATTTCAAGAAAGCGCTTGGCGACGAGGCCATCCTCGTCTTCGACGGGGCCATGGGCACCCTGCTCCAGGGCCGGGGGCTCGCCCCGGGACAGTCCCCGGAACTCTTCGGCCTGGCCCACCCCGAGGCCATCGTGGCCACCCACCGGGAATACATCGAAGCCGGTTCGCGGGTGGTGACCGCCAACACCTTCGGCGGCACGCGCTACAAGCTGCCGGCCGGCACGGACGTGACGGGGCTTAACCGCGAAATGGCCCGCCTGGCCCGCCGGGCCGCCGGGGACGCGGCCTTCGTCGCCGGTTCCGTCGGCCCCACCGGCCAGTTCGCGGCGCCGCTCGGCAAGGTGACGCTGGCCGAACTGGTGGACGCCTTCGCCGAGCAGATCGCCGGCTTGGCCGACGGCGGCTGCGACCTGATCGTCGGCGAGACCCATTTCGACCTGGCCGAGGCCAAGGCCCTGGTGCTGGCCTGCCGCAAGGTCTGCCGCCTGCCGGTCGCCGTGTGCATGACCTTCGAGGGCTCGGCCAGCCTGACCGGCTCCCCGCCGGAAGTCTTCGCCGACGCCATGGAGAATCTGGGCGTGGATCTCGTGGGCGTCAACTGCGGCGCCGGCCCGGACGACATGCGCCTGGTGGCCGAGGTCTTCTCCCGGCGCCTCAAAACGCCTTTTTTCGTCAAGCCCAACGCCGGCATGCCGCGCCTGGAGAACGGGCGCACGGTCTTCCCCATGGGGCCGGAGGAATTCGCCGAGAAAACCGCCCGCTTCGCCGATCTCGGGGCCAAGGCCCTGTCCGGCTGCTGCGGCACCACCCCGGCCCACATCGCCGCCCTGGCCCGCGCCCTTTCGGGGCGCTCCCGGGTGCGCGGCGCCGCCCCGGACCATCCGGTCCTGGCCGTGACCTCCCGGGCGCGTTCCGTGACCCTGGGCGGGGCGAGCCCCTGCGCCGTCATCGGCGAGCGCATCAACCCCACGGGCAAGCCCGAACTGGCCGCCGAACTCGCGGCCGGGGAGTTCACCCGAGCCCTGGCCTTCGCCGAGGAGCAGGTCGCGGCCGGGGCGGGCATCCTCGACGTCAACGTGGGCGCGCCCATGGTCGACGAGACGGCTGTCCTGCCCGGGCTTTCCCTGGAGCTCACCAAGCGCCAGAGCGTGCCGCTTTGCCTCGATTCCAACAACGCCGCGGCCCTGGCCGCCGCCTTGTGGGCCTCGCCGGCGACGCCGCTGGTCAACTCCATCAGCGGCGAGCCCGGCCGCATGGAACTGTTGGGCCCTCTGTGCCGCGACCACGGCGCGCCGTTCATTTTGCTGCCGCTTCAAGGCCGCAAGCTTCCGGTCACGGCCGCCGAGCGCCTGGCCATCATCGAGGCGCTCGTGGCCCAGGCCGAGTCCCTGGGCATCCCCCGGCGCCTGATCCTCGTCGACGCCCTGGCCCTGACCGTGTCCTCCAAGCCCGAGGCGGCCCTGGCCTGCCTGGAGACCATCCGCCACTGCCGGCAGGCCTGGGGCCTGCCCACCGTGCTCGGGCTGTCCAACATCTCCTTCGGATTGCCGGCGCGCGAGCTGGTCAACGCCGCCTTTTTCGCCATGTGCCTGGGCGCCGGCCTGGCCGGGGCCATCGCCAACCCCAACGTGTCGCGGCTGATGGAAACCGGAGCGGCCGGCGAGGTGCTGCTTGGCCGCGATCCGCAAGCCGGCCGGTTCATCGACCGCTACGCCGGCTGGAAGGCCGCCGCGCCGCAGGCCGCCGCCGCGGAGCGGGCCGTGGCCGAGGAGGCGGCCAGCCCCATCCGCCAGGCCGTCATCAAGGGCCGCAAGGCCGAACTCGACGGCCTCATCGACGCCGCCCTGGCCGAGGGCCGGGAAGCGGCGGCCATTTTGAGCGAGGAGCTCATCCCCGGCATCATGGACGTGGGCGAGCGCTACGAGCGCAAGGAATATTTCCTGCCCCAGCTCCTCGTCGCGGCCGAGGCCATGCGGGCCGGTTTCGAGCGCCTGGAGCCGCTGTTGACCGAGACCGCCGGGGCGCGCAAGGCCCGCATCGTCATGGCCACGGTGGAGGGCGACATCCACGACATCGGCAAGAACATCGTGTGCCTGATGCTCAAAAACCACGGCTTCGAGGTCGTGGACCTCGGCAAGGACGTGCCGGCGTCGCGCATCGTGGCCGAGGCCGCCTCCCGCGACGCCGACGTTATCGGGCTTTCGGCGCTGATGACCACCACCATGGTGCGCATGGAGGACACGGTGCGCCTGGTCAGGGAGCAGGGCCTGCGGGCCAAGGTCATGGTCGGCGGGGCGGTGGTCACCGAGGCTTTCGCCCGGTCCATCGGCGCCGACGCCCACGCCGCGGACGCCGTGGACGCCGTGCGCCAGGCCAAGGGCCTGGTCGGCGCCAACGCCTAA
- a CDS encoding TlpA disulfide reductase family protein, translated as MRIRTLALLLALLTLPAVRAAGQDAGPITGQGVLDAIVAAQGKVVVVDFFASWCRPCLMEIPDFIAARKHYPADKVVFLGISLDQDQGEYFRFVKQTPFNFPVHLADPDVMATFGVKMIPKTLIYDATGQQALNHAGFMSGDELKRAVDSLLADTGK; from the coding sequence TTGCGCATACGCACCCTCGCATTGCTGCTGGCCTTGCTGACGCTGCCCGCCGTCCGGGCCGCCGGGCAGGACGCCGGCCCCATCACCGGCCAGGGCGTGCTCGACGCCATCGTGGCCGCCCAGGGCAAGGTGGTGGTGGTCGACTTCTTCGCCTCCTGGTGCCGGCCGTGCCTGATGGAGATTCCGGACTTCATCGCCGCCCGCAAGCACTACCCGGCGGACAAGGTCGTGTTCCTCGGCATTTCGCTCGACCAGGACCAGGGCGAATATTTCCGGTTCGTCAAGCAGACGCCGTTCAATTTCCCGGTCCATCTGGCCGATCCGGACGTCATGGCCACTTTCGGCGTGAAAATGATCCCCAAGACGCTCATCTACGACGCCACGGGGCAGCAGGCCCTCAACCACGCCGGCTTCATGTCCGGCGACGAACTGAAGCGGGCCGTGGACAGCCTGCTTGCCGACACCGGGAAATGA
- a CDS encoding N-acetyltransferase: MSALFIRKARIQDVKQIHALLMHCARQEFLLPRSFNQLYSHLRDFFVLAGHDEPGILGCCALSITWEDIAEIRSLAVEASIQKQGWGGRLVEACLSDAVTLGIYRVFTLTYRPHFFERLGFAPVEKEKLPQKVWADCINCPKFPECDENALIMEM, from the coding sequence ATGAGCGCCCTTTTCATCCGCAAGGCGCGTATCCAGGACGTCAAGCAGATCCACGCGCTTTTGATGCACTGCGCGCGCCAGGAATTCCTGCTGCCCCGGTCCTTCAACCAGCTCTACAGCCACCTGCGGGACTTCTTCGTCCTGGCCGGCCACGACGAACCGGGCATCCTGGGCTGCTGCGCCCTGTCCATCACCTGGGAGGACATCGCCGAGATCCGCTCCCTGGCCGTGGAGGCGAGCATCCAGAAGCAGGGCTGGGGCGGCCGGCTGGTCGAGGCCTGCCTGTCCGACGCCGTGACCCTTGGCATCTACCGGGTTTTCACCCTGACCTACCGGCCCCATTTCTTCGAGCGCCTGGGGTTCGCCCCGGTGGAAAAGGAGAAGCTGCCGCAGAAGGTCTGGGCCGATTGCATCAACTGCCCCAAGTTTCCGGAGTGCGACGAGAACGCGCTCATCATGGAAATGTAG
- the hpt gene encoding hypoxanthine phosphoribosyltransferase produces the protein MSETLREVFGEAAVAARVAELGREVSAHYAGAGEVVMVGVLKGALPFMADLLRALSFCPVLDFVRLASYGAGTSPGELRFPMDLETDIAGRHVLVVEDIVDTGRSLAYLLDRLAKRNPASLKVCALLDKAYRREVDVAVDFVGFAAPPVFLVGYGMDVGERLRRLRGVYELVR, from the coding sequence ATGTCCGAAACGTTGCGCGAGGTCTTCGGGGAAGCGGCCGTGGCCGCCCGGGTGGCCGAACTGGGCCGCGAGGTCTCGGCCCATTACGCCGGGGCGGGCGAGGTGGTCATGGTGGGCGTGCTCAAGGGCGCGCTGCCGTTCATGGCCGATTTGCTGCGGGCGCTGTCCTTCTGCCCGGTCCTCGATTTCGTGCGCCTGGCCAGCTACGGCGCCGGCACCTCCCCCGGCGAACTGCGCTTTCCGATGGACCTCGAAACCGACATCGCCGGCCGCCATGTGCTCGTGGTCGAGGACATCGTGGACACCGGCCGGTCCCTGGCCTACCTCCTGGACAGGCTGGCCAAGCGCAACCCGGCCAGCCTCAAGGTCTGCGCGCTGCTGGACAAGGCCTACCGCCGCGAGGTGGACGTGGCCGTGGATTTCGTGGGATTCGCGGCCCCGCCCGTGTTTCTGGTCGGCTACGGCATGGATGTGGGGGAGCGGCTGCGGCGTCTGCGCGGCGTGTACGAACTGGTGCGGTAG
- a CDS encoding DUF3426 domain-containing protein: MIVQCPNCRSKFNLPDDKVGPDGAKLRCGQCRHVFHVDVSGMPEFEGLTDFDFPDDVAETPAASRAAPKPAPQASLPDDDVPPDLFHSETYEGPAGAGDDEPDDAPVRPGFSLDDVANIPLPGSSASKDRRKRLAIIVGAVLVILAATVAAVISLDLWPGRKAPKDAAQPPAATAPAESAKPAADKAPPAPEAAAKKPEETAKVKDIMLQNVRQYYVSNEKAGQLFVIEGKAVNNFKTPKEMIRIEASLFDEKGATLSAQEDLAGNTVSLFQLQVMTRDELKNALTSQVGVLTNNTNIAPGGETPFMVVFFDPPDAVKEFGVKVVDAKDPPR, from the coding sequence ATGATTGTCCAGTGCCCCAATTGCCGATCCAAGTTCAATCTGCCCGATGACAAGGTCGGACCCGACGGCGCCAAACTGCGGTGCGGCCAATGCCGCCACGTCTTTCACGTCGACGTGTCGGGGATGCCCGAATTCGAGGGCCTGACCGATTTCGACTTCCCCGACGACGTGGCCGAAACGCCCGCCGCTTCCCGGGCCGCGCCCAAGCCCGCGCCCCAGGCCAGCCTGCCCGACGACGACGTGCCCCCGGACCTGTTTCACTCCGAAACCTACGAGGGGCCGGCCGGCGCCGGGGACGACGAGCCCGACGACGCCCCGGTCCGGCCGGGGTTCAGCCTCGACGACGTGGCCAACATTCCGCTGCCGGGCAGCTCGGCGTCAAAAGATCGACGCAAGCGCCTGGCCATCATCGTCGGTGCCGTGCTCGTCATCCTGGCGGCCACCGTCGCCGCCGTGATCTCCCTCGACTTGTGGCCCGGCCGCAAGGCGCCCAAGGACGCCGCCCAGCCGCCGGCGGCCACGGCCCCGGCCGAATCCGCCAAGCCCGCCGCCGACAAGGCCCCGCCCGCGCCCGAGGCGGCCGCCAAGAAGCCCGAGGAGACGGCCAAGGTCAAGGACATCATGCTGCAAAACGTCCGCCAATACTACGTTTCCAACGAAAAGGCCGGACAGCTGTTCGTCATCGAGGGCAAGGCCGTCAACAACTTCAAGACGCCCAAGGAAATGATCCGCATCGAGGCCAGCCTCTTCGACGAAAAGGGCGCCACGCTGTCCGCCCAGGAAGACCTGGCCGGCAACACGGTTTCGCTGTTTCAACTCCAGGTCATGACCCGCGACGAGCTGAAAAACGCGCTGACCTCCCAGGTGGGGGTTTTAACCAACAACACCAACATCGCCCCGGGCGGCGAAACCCCGTTCATGGTCGTTTTTTTCGACCCGCCGGACGCGGTCAAGGAGTTCGGCGTCAAGGTGGTGGACGCCAAGGACCCGCCCCGGTAG
- the radA gene encoding DNA repair protein RadA, with protein MAAKAKRIFTCSSCGGVAPTWRGQCPRCGEWNTLVEGLAGPGKAGKGAAGPAGLPIPLGEHPDEDFRPFPTGIEGLDRVLGGGLTPGGAVLLGGEPGIGKSTILLQLAGLAAAAGRRVVYVSGEESLPQLKARAERLGVLHEGLLAAATTDAGAAVDILGASPPPDLVIVDSVQTMHATGVEGAAGSVSQVRTVAASCVEAAKRGQACLVLVGHVTKDGQIAGPKLLEHMVDTVLYLEGERRHLFRILRVLKNRYGPTDELLVMEMRERGLREIPDPSTFFLGDRDPAVSGSAVVMAVEGRRPFAVEVQALAAKSFLSVPRRAALGLDVGRLHLLLAVLEKRLRLNLGQADIYAKIGGGLRIQDPGLDCGIAAAVLSSFYDRPLPAGAVLWGEVDLSGRIRPVAGHDGRLKQAERLGYGPVLCPDAGGLGPRVDNLAELARLLFAKG; from the coding sequence ATGGCGGCCAAGGCCAAGCGCATCTTCACCTGTTCGTCCTGCGGCGGCGTGGCGCCGACTTGGCGCGGCCAGTGTCCGCGTTGTGGCGAATGGAACACCCTCGTCGAGGGCCTGGCCGGCCCGGGCAAGGCCGGCAAGGGGGCAGCCGGCCCCGCCGGCCTGCCCATTCCCCTGGGCGAGCATCCCGACGAGGATTTCCGTCCTTTTCCCACGGGCATCGAGGGCCTGGACCGGGTGCTCGGCGGCGGGCTGACCCCGGGCGGGGCGGTGCTGCTCGGCGGCGAGCCGGGCATCGGCAAGTCCACCATCCTGTTGCAGCTGGCTGGCCTGGCCGCCGCGGCCGGGCGGCGGGTGGTCTACGTCTCGGGCGAGGAGTCGCTGCCCCAGCTCAAGGCCCGGGCCGAACGCCTGGGCGTGCTGCACGAGGGCCTGCTCGCCGCCGCCACCACCGACGCCGGCGCGGCCGTGGACATCCTGGGCGCGAGCCCCCCGCCGGACCTGGTCATCGTCGATTCCGTCCAGACCATGCACGCCACAGGCGTCGAGGGCGCGGCCGGCTCCGTGTCCCAGGTGCGCACCGTGGCCGCCTCGTGCGTGGAGGCGGCCAAGCGCGGCCAGGCCTGCCTGGTGCTGGTCGGCCACGTGACCAAGGACGGCCAGATCGCCGGCCCCAAGCTCCTGGAGCACATGGTCGACACCGTGCTCTACCTCGAGGGCGAGCGGCGCCACCTGTTTCGCATCCTGCGGGTGCTCAAGAACCGCTACGGCCCCACCGACGAACTGCTCGTCATGGAGATGCGCGAGCGGGGGCTGCGTGAGATCCCCGACCCGTCCACCTTTTTTTTGGGCGACCGCGACCCAGCCGTGTCCGGCTCGGCCGTGGTCATGGCCGTGGAGGGCCGGCGGCCCTTTGCCGTGGAGGTCCAGGCCCTGGCGGCCAAATCCTTCCTGTCCGTGCCGCGCCGGGCGGCGCTCGGGCTCGACGTCGGCCGGCTGCATCTGCTTTTGGCCGTGCTGGAAAAGCGCCTGCGCCTAAACCTCGGCCAGGCCGACATCTACGCCAAAATCGGCGGCGGGCTCAGGATCCAGGACCCCGGCCTCGACTGCGGCATCGCCGCCGCCGTGCTGTCGTCGTTCTACGACCGGCCCCTGCCGGCCGGGGCGGTGCTGTGGGGCGAGGTGGACCTGTCGGGGCGCATCCGGCCCGTGGCCGGCCACGACGGGCGGCTCAAGCAGGCCGAGCGCCTGGGCTACGGGCCGGTGCTGTGTCCCGACGCCGGCGGCCTGGGCCCCAGGGTGGACAACCTGGCCGAACTGGCGCGTCTGTTGTTCGCCAAGGGCTGA
- the treZ gene encoding malto-oligosyltrehalose trehalohydrolase, producing the protein MQRILPGSLPVGPQKTGPASWRFTVWAPRCRHLDLILPETGTAVPMERLAGGCFTVERAGLAAGARYLFSLDGRLRRPDPASRHQPDDVHGPSALVDVAAFAWTDAGFVPPPPNRRVYYEIHVGTFTPEGTFAAVIARLPHLRELGVTCLELMPVSQFPGGRNWGYDGVAPFAPCQAYGGPAGLARLVDACHAHGLAVVLDVVYNHLGPEGNYLRDFGPYFTDRYRTPWGEAVNYDGPGSAAVRAFFLQNALYWLRDYHIDGLRLDAVHAIYDQGPVHFVAELAETVAAWQAAAGRRAFLVAETHLNDPAVITDTSCGGMGLDGLWNDDFHHAVHAWLTGEKRGYYADYGGRDDVATALADGFVYAGRPSAFFGHVRGRSAGHLPADRFVNCLQNHDQIGNRARGERLVTLVGTDAARLASALLILSPGSPLLFMGEEWGETNPFCYFISHLDAGLVEAVRRGRRREFARFRWRGAVPDPFDGATFAASRPDWGRLAAPDNAAMLAWYRALLALRAASPALRETRRHLTRVWPLGDAKALAMERRGADGRFLCLVNAAARPARVGLGASAPLREYARVLDAGEARFGGAGRLMPERPAATLTLPAFGAVVYQRQEDAAP; encoded by the coding sequence ATGCAACGAATTCTCCCCGGGTCGTTGCCGGTCGGCCCGCAAAAAACCGGTCCTGCCTCCTGGCGGTTCACCGTCTGGGCGCCGCGCTGCCGACACCTTGACCTGATCCTTCCCGAAACGGGCACCGCAGTCCCCATGGAGCGGCTGGCCGGCGGGTGTTTCACCGTCGAACGCGCCGGGCTCGCCGCCGGCGCGCGCTACCTGTTTTCCCTGGACGGCCGGCTCCGCCGGCCCGACCCGGCCTCGCGCCACCAGCCCGACGATGTCCACGGCCCCTCGGCCCTGGTGGACGTGGCCGCCTTCGCCTGGACCGACGCCGGCTTCGTGCCGCCGCCGCCCAACCGGCGGGTGTATTACGAAATCCACGTCGGCACCTTTACCCCGGAGGGCACCTTCGCGGCGGTGATCGCCCGCCTGCCCCATCTGCGGGAGCTTGGCGTCACCTGCCTGGAACTCATGCCCGTTTCCCAGTTCCCGGGCGGGCGCAACTGGGGCTACGACGGCGTCGCCCCCTTCGCCCCCTGCCAGGCCTACGGCGGCCCGGCCGGCCTGGCCCGCCTGGTCGACGCCTGCCATGCCCACGGACTCGCCGTGGTCCTCGACGTCGTCTACAACCACCTCGGCCCCGAAGGGAATTACCTGCGCGATTTCGGCCCGTATTTCACCGACCGCTACCGCACGCCCTGGGGCGAGGCCGTCAACTATGACGGCCCGGGAAGCGCGGCCGTGCGGGCGTTTTTCCTCCAGAACGCCCTGTACTGGCTGCGCGATTACCACATCGACGGCCTGCGCCTGGACGCCGTGCACGCCATCTACGACCAGGGCCCGGTCCATTTCGTGGCCGAGCTGGCCGAAACCGTGGCGGCCTGGCAGGCCGCGGCCGGCCGGCGGGCCTTCCTGGTCGCCGAAACCCATTTGAACGACCCGGCCGTCATCACGGACACGTCTTGCGGCGGCATGGGCCTCGACGGGCTGTGGAACGACGACTTCCACCACGCCGTCCATGCCTGGCTCACGGGCGAGAAGCGCGGCTACTACGCCGACTATGGCGGCCGCGACGACGTTGCCACCGCCCTGGCCGACGGCTTCGTCTACGCCGGCCGGCCAAGCGCCTTTTTCGGCCATGTCCGCGGCCGGTCGGCCGGGCATCTGCCGGCCGACCGGTTCGTCAACTGCCTCCAGAACCACGACCAGATCGGCAACCGGGCCCGGGGCGAACGGCTCGTGACGCTTGTCGGCACGGACGCGGCCAGGCTCGCCTCCGCGCTGCTCATTTTGTCCCCTGGCTCGCCGCTGCTGTTCATGGGCGAGGAGTGGGGCGAAACCAACCCCTTTTGCTATTTTATCAGCCACCTGGACGCCGGCCTGGTCGAGGCCGTGCGCCGGGGCCGGCGCCGGGAGTTCGCCCGGTTCCGCTGGCGCGGCGCGGTGCCCGACCCCTTCGACGGCGCCACCTTCGCGGCCAGCCGGCCGGACTGGGGCAGGCTGGCCGCGCCGGACAACGCGGCCATGCTGGCCTGGTATCGGGCGCTACTGGCCCTTCGCGCCGCCTCGCCCGCCCTGCGGGAGACGCGCCGCCACCTGACCCGGGTCTGGCCCCTGGGCGACGCCAAGGCCCTGGCCATGGAGCGCCGGGGCGCCGACGGCCGGTTCCTGTGCCTCGTGAACGCCGCCGCCCGGCCGGCGCGGGTCGGCCTGGGCGCCTCGGCGCCGCTGCGGGAGTACGCGCGCGTCCTGGATGCCGGCGAGGCCCGGTTCGGCGGCGCCGGGCGCCTCATGCCCGAGCGCCCGGCCGCGACGCTGACGCTTCCGGCCTTTGGCGCCGTGGTCTACCAACGTCAGGAGGACGCCGCCCCATGA